The proteins below come from a single Sporanaerobacter acetigenes DSM 13106 genomic window:
- the rpsH gene encoding 30S ribosomal protein S8 — protein MMTDPIADMLTRIRNGNNAKHETVDVPASNMKKQVAQILLDEGFIKSFDLIDDGKQGIIRIQLKYGQNNEKVISGIKRISKPGLRVYVKSDEIPRVLGGLGIAILSTSKGVMTDKEARKEGIGGEVLCYVW, from the coding sequence ATGATGACTGACCCAATTGCAGATATGCTAACAAGAATAAGGAATGGGAACAATGCAAAACATGAAACGGTAGATGTTCCTGCTTCAAATATGAAGAAACAAGTAGCTCAGATCCTATTAGATGAAGGGTTTATAAAGAGCTTTGACCTTATAGATGATGGCAAGCAAGGTATTATAAGAATTCAATTGAAATATGGACAAAACAATGAAAAAGTTATAAGTGGTATAAAGAGAATATCAAAACCAGGATTGAGGGTTTATGTTAAAAGCGATGAAATACCAAGAGTTTTAGGGGGACTTGGAATAGCAATTCTTTCAACTTCCAAGGGAGTTATGACAGATAAAGAAGCTAGAAAAGAAGGAATAGGCGGAGAAGTTCTTTGCTACGTTTGGTAA